Proteins found in one Maridesulfovibrio sp. genomic segment:
- a CDS encoding PLP-dependent aminotransferase family protein, which produces MPVKFADRMSTVHRSFIREILKVTEDESIISFAGGLPNPELFPVPELEKAAVNVLRESGPQSMQYSTTEGFLPLRQFIADRYRTNKGIDVDADEILITAGSQQCLDLLGKVFLNAGDNVLIERPGYLGAIQSFSIFQANFLTVGLESDGPDLSELERVLDENEVKMFYAVTNFQNPSGLTYGAEKRAGVAKILKDRSVLFVEDDPYGELRFMGEFQKPIVRGYLEENGILLGSFSKVAAPGFRLGWMVCPGEIRDKLIIAKQASDLHTSTFAQRVMHRYVTDNPLDNHIEKIRERYGNQRAAMVRAIDEYFPAEVEVTRPEGGMFLWGTLPEGMSSMDLFDEAIKNKVAFVPGRPFYVDGSGENTFRLNFSNSDEEHIEEGIKRLGAGIKDFMS; this is translated from the coding sequence ATGCCTGTTAAATTTGCTGACCGCATGTCCACTGTGCATAGGTCGTTTATCCGTGAAATTCTGAAAGTTACTGAAGATGAATCCATCATTTCTTTCGCCGGAGGACTACCTAATCCCGAACTTTTTCCGGTGCCTGAATTAGAGAAAGCCGCTGTTAATGTCCTGCGTGAAAGCGGACCGCAATCCATGCAGTATTCCACTACGGAAGGTTTTCTCCCCCTTCGGCAATTCATTGCTGACCGCTACCGTACGAACAAGGGTATTGATGTAGACGCTGATGAAATTTTGATTACGGCCGGTTCACAGCAGTGTCTTGATCTGCTGGGCAAGGTCTTTCTCAATGCCGGTGATAACGTGCTTATCGAGCGTCCCGGATATCTTGGGGCGATCCAGTCTTTTTCTATTTTTCAGGCAAATTTTCTTACTGTAGGTCTTGAATCGGACGGCCCCGACTTATCCGAGCTGGAAAGGGTGCTGGATGAGAATGAAGTAAAAATGTTTTATGCCGTTACTAATTTTCAAAACCCTTCAGGTTTGACCTATGGTGCTGAAAAAAGAGCCGGGGTTGCGAAAATCCTTAAAGACCGTTCAGTTCTTTTTGTTGAAGACGATCCTTACGGTGAGCTTCGTTTTATGGGAGAATTTCAAAAGCCCATCGTACGCGGATATCTTGAAGAAAACGGTATTCTGCTCGGTTCTTTTTCCAAGGTCGCCGCTCCCGGATTCCGTCTTGGCTGGATGGTCTGTCCCGGTGAAATTAGGGATAAGCTGATAATTGCCAAACAGGCTTCGGATCTGCATACAAGCACCTTTGCACAGCGGGTCATGCACCGGTACGTGACCGATAATCCGCTGGATAATCATATCGAGAAAATTCGTGAAAGGTACGGAAACCAGCGTGCGGCCATGGTCCGGGCTATTGATGAGTATTTCCCTGCCGAGGTTGAAGTAACTCGTCCTGAAGGAGGCATGTTCCTCTGGGGCACTCTGCCGGAAGGAATGTCTTCCATGGATCTTTTTGATGAAGCCATTAAAAATAAAGTTGCTTTTGTTCCGGGACGTCCTTTTTATGTGGACGGCAGTGGTGAGAATACCTTCCGTCTTAACTTTTCAAATTCTGATGAAGAACATATTGAAGAGGGCATTAAGCGGCTTGGTGCCGGAATTAAGGATTTTATGAGCTAA